Proteins from one Halovivax limisalsi genomic window:
- a CDS encoding NUDIX domain-containing protein produces the protein MNQPPTHCPYCGSSVDPAETDEPRIVETPMVYRCESCEDYVFYNPTPGGSAIVLDGDAICLVEDFRSPDEWKLPSGRMLLGESPREGVARELEEETGLSVDPADLVYVTDEAGEPVPEQYMVGIDYAVARSQTTGSLAAGSDATDAKFFTPSEFEASPHAIKHTHVDRFGTDSLPWLLDEARAALERAGEPV, from the coding sequence ATGAACCAGCCACCGACGCACTGTCCGTACTGCGGGTCGTCGGTCGACCCCGCCGAGACGGACGAGCCACGGATCGTCGAGACGCCGATGGTCTACCGGTGCGAGTCGTGCGAGGACTACGTCTTCTACAACCCGACGCCGGGCGGGAGCGCGATCGTCCTCGACGGCGACGCGATCTGCCTGGTGGAAGACTTCAGGTCGCCGGACGAGTGGAAGCTGCCCTCCGGGCGGATGCTCCTCGGCGAATCGCCGCGCGAGGGGGTGGCCCGCGAACTCGAGGAAGAAACCGGCCTCTCGGTCGATCCCGCCGATCTCGTCTACGTCACCGACGAGGCGGGCGAACCCGTCCCCGAGCAGTACATGGTCGGCATCGACTACGCCGTCGCGCGATCGCAGACGACCGGCTCGCTCGCGGCGGGGTCGGACGCGACGGACGCTAAGTTCTTCACGCCGTCCGAGTTCGAGGCGTCGCCGCACGCCATCAAGCACACCCACGTCGATCGCTTCGGGACCGACAGCCTGCCGTGGTTGCTCGACGAAGCGCGGGCAGCACTCGAACGGGCGGGGGAACCGGTCTGA
- a CDS encoding thiamine-binding protein, translating into MTAIARFEVIPVHDGSLSEDIAQAVDALDEYDVSYELTATDTVVEAEDIDEVFDAVKAAHHAVDGDRIITSLEIDEYRSADQDAESRVESVASVLGREPKRPA; encoded by the coding sequence ATGACAGCCATCGCCAGATTCGAAGTCATCCCCGTCCACGACGGGAGCCTCTCGGAGGACATCGCACAGGCCGTCGACGCGCTCGACGAGTACGACGTGTCGTACGAACTGACGGCGACCGATACGGTCGTCGAGGCCGAGGACATCGACGAGGTGTTCGACGCGGTCAAAGCGGCCCACCACGCGGTCGATGGCGACCGAATCATCACGTCGCTGGAGATCGACGAGTACCGCTCCGCCGACCAGGACGCGGAGAGCCGCGTCGAGTCCGTCGCGAGCGTGCTGGGTCGGGAACCGAAGCGACCGGCCTGA
- a CDS encoding type II toxin-antitoxin system HicB family antitoxin, protein MSTDTRDTPETTAIHLSYEDGRWVATDEATDVSARGETRIGALTALDAKLAGDSNTAPTEDPLFTAPSFSSGVTDTAADIDGALDRTIDPDR, encoded by the coding sequence ATGAGTACAGACACACGTGATACGCCCGAGACGACGGCCATACACCTCAGCTACGAGGACGGGCGGTGGGTGGCGACCGACGAGGCGACCGACGTGAGTGCCCGGGGAGAGACCAGAATAGGGGCACTCACCGCTCTCGACGCGAAACTGGCCGGTGACTCCAACACCGCGCCAACCGAAGATCCGTTGTTTACCGCACCATCGTTCTCGAGCGGCGTCACCGACACAGCCGCGGACATCGACGGCGCACTCGATCGAACGATCGATCCGGACCGATGA
- a CDS encoding type II toxin-antitoxin system VapC family toxin, which produces MTDSIGAFHPLFVDTGPLYARFDSDDDHHERTVSILSDIRDGTLRHRPLYTSRYVLGELTRLLLYNIGHTAASTALSTIRNSDLFVVLSDDQHSFQRACETFDRYDDQAISLVDHLSAALAETHDIDHVFSFDCDFDTLGYVRVPDDHP; this is translated from the coding sequence ATGACCGACTCGATCGGTGCCTTTCACCCACTGTTCGTGGATACCGGCCCGCTTTACGCCAGGTTCGATTCTGACGACGACCACCACGAACGAACAGTCTCCATCCTCTCGGACATACGCGACGGGACCCTTCGGCACCGCCCGTTGTACACCAGCCGATACGTCCTCGGCGAGTTGACGCGGTTGCTGTTGTACAATATCGGCCACACCGCTGCGTCAACGGCGCTTTCGACGATTCGAAACAGCGATCTGTTCGTCGTCCTGTCGGACGATCAGCACTCCTTTCAGCGGGCGTGTGAGACCTTCGATCGCTACGACGATCAGGCCATCTCGCTGGTCGATCACCTCTCGGCTGCACTGGCGGAGACCCACGATATCGACCACGTGTTCTCGTTCGACTGTGACTTCGACACGCTGGGATACGTCCGCGTACCGGACGATCACCCCTGA
- a CDS encoding DUF6997 domain-containing protein — translation MVFEPALSELRESDGAVFGPTSFRGYVDRHGIEASPRTPRYISVDSLGDLDPALHEAGAMVLRMGSVPDGRGTGFVLVEAADGVEDYFLRDEALFGDRTAESIGSLESDRLLSFELLPSMSESSLVNLGLASGVLSAALDLDRTGALAPPATGQSTFSFDVRPRGDLPETVRHRSGQVEIDTLFAEHRDGELALFVIEAKTGERASLAKHKLVYPLLAIAESVPAEIELVPVYLRCRREDGRVRFSIAECAFPDPRDRVGGVEKLCSRRERVVELEMEGE, via the coding sequence ATGGTGTTCGAACCGGCGCTGTCGGAGCTTCGCGAGTCCGATGGGGCCGTCTTCGGCCCGACGTCCTTTCGCGGGTACGTCGATCGCCACGGGATCGAGGCGAGTCCGCGGACGCCGCGGTACATCTCCGTGGACTCGCTGGGCGACCTGGACCCGGCGTTGCACGAGGCGGGCGCGATGGTGCTCCGGATGGGGTCGGTGCCCGACGGCCGCGGGACGGGATTCGTCCTCGTCGAGGCGGCCGATGGTGTCGAGGACTACTTCCTGCGGGACGAGGCGCTCTTCGGCGACAGGACCGCGGAGTCGATCGGATCGCTGGAATCGGATCGGCTGTTGAGCTTCGAGCTGCTCCCTTCGATGTCGGAATCCTCGCTGGTGAACCTCGGCCTGGCGTCCGGAGTGTTGTCGGCGGCGCTGGACCTCGATCGAACCGGCGCGCTCGCGCCGCCGGCGACGGGCCAGTCGACGTTCTCGTTCGACGTCAGGCCGCGCGGGGACCTGCCGGAGACGGTCCGGCACCGCTCGGGCCAGGTCGAGATCGACACGCTGTTCGCCGAACACCGGGACGGCGAGCTGGCGCTGTTCGTCATCGAAGCGAAGACGGGTGAGCGCGCGTCGCTCGCGAAGCACAAACTGGTGTACCCGTTGCTGGCCATCGCGGAGTCGGTACCTGCGGAGATCGAACTGGTCCCGGTGTACCTCCGGTGTCGGCGCGAGGACGGTCGAGTCCGGTTTTCGATCGCGGAATGCGCGTTTCCGGATCCCAGAGACCGGGTCGGTGGGGTCGAAAAGTTGTGCAGTCGGCGGGAGCGAGTGGTGGAACTGGAAATGGAGGGTGAGTGA
- a CDS encoding DsrE family protein: MQSVVHLLSGDETEQETALAIARNLLDDETGRIDDVAVVVQAGGISAAKRGAETEEQIQGLVDDGVSFKACSNTLAMKDMDESDLVAGIETVPEGAVEVTRLQSEGYAYMRP; the protein is encoded by the coding sequence ATGCAATCCGTCGTTCATCTCCTCTCGGGAGACGAAACCGAACAGGAAACGGCCCTCGCGATCGCCAGAAACCTCCTGGACGACGAGACCGGCCGTATCGACGATGTCGCGGTCGTCGTGCAGGCCGGGGGAATATCGGCGGCGAAACGCGGCGCGGAGACCGAGGAACAGATACAGGGGTTGGTAGACGACGGCGTCTCGTTCAAGGCCTGTAGCAATACGCTAGCGATGAAGGACATGGACGAATCGGATCTCGTCGCGGGAATCGAAACCGTCCCAGAGGGTGCCGTCGAAGTGACGCGGTTGCAATCCGAAGGCTACGCGTACATGCGTCCATAG
- a CDS encoding ribbon-helix-helix domain-containing protein has product MSSSKRVQFRAPEQLIEQADVLATAEDRDRTDVIIDALRTYLSESTESDDVKRDIANAYYDGVIEYPHVKAILGPKEAENLRLLKDQLDDDALAEEIADL; this is encoded by the coding sequence ATGAGCTCGAGCAAACGCGTCCAGTTTCGGGCCCCCGAGCAACTCATCGAACAGGCCGACGTCCTCGCAACCGCCGAGGATCGGGACCGGACTGACGTCATCATCGACGCCCTCCGGACGTACCTCAGTGAATCGACCGAGAGCGACGACGTCAAACGAGACATCGCGAACGCGTACTACGACGGGGTGATCGAGTATCCACACGTGAAAGCGATCCTCGGTCCGAAAGAAGCGGAAAATCTCCGCCTCCTGAAAGACCAGCTCGACGATGACGCGCTCGCCGAGGAGATCGCGGATCTGTAA
- a CDS encoding molybdopterin-dependent oxidoreductase has translation MAHTGTTPRQPDRPDRWRRATIGFLVGAAWLVGLATVAPLIGEFAVVALAQAVIRHAPGWVATTAIDALGFAAQPVLVGGVAAAILAATTLAGVTWPRVESVIDRSPLALANHRTTLSLAGCTLATGLLFIAAGAPVALRSFAALVLAVAAPFVAARILTDAPGPGNRRGFLRRAGGVAAVGLLSAGALRAVFDRLVSDATAERAGEALPSSVDPPTGDAAYDFDGMPSAVTHPTEHYVVDKNLSDPVVDVDSWTLDIDGAVEEPYSLSYDDLLTHEGRVEQTTTMCCISNPVGGDLVGTSHWVGVPLSELVAAAAPRGDAVDVVTHAVDGYSEAIPYDLVEREDVLIAYGMGDRTLTVEHGFPARLLVPGRYGMKMTKWVTRIELAAADHDAYWEKRGWSERAVVNTASYVRGAERRGTRVVIGGVAFGGLETGVEEIATVEVSVTGGDRWHEAELEAPIAPHAWRRWRYAFDAPDRSTFDIVVRAITRDGTVQTSQERDATPDGSTGWHRRQLEV, from the coding sequence ATGGCACACACAGGAACGACTCCCCGGCAGCCGGATCGCCCCGACCGCTGGCGACGGGCGACGATCGGTTTTCTCGTCGGCGCGGCGTGGCTCGTCGGGCTGGCGACCGTCGCGCCGCTGATCGGCGAGTTCGCCGTCGTCGCGCTCGCACAGGCGGTCATTCGGCACGCGCCCGGATGGGTCGCGACGACGGCCATCGACGCCCTCGGCTTCGCCGCGCAGCCGGTGCTCGTCGGGGGCGTCGCGGCCGCCATCCTCGCCGCCACGACGCTCGCTGGAGTTACCTGGCCGCGAGTCGAGTCAGTGATCGATCGGTCGCCGCTCGCTCTCGCCAACCACCGGACGACCCTCAGCCTCGCCGGGTGTACCCTCGCGACGGGACTCCTCTTCATCGCCGCCGGGGCGCCCGTCGCGCTCCGCTCGTTCGCGGCGCTCGTCCTGGCCGTCGCCGCGCCGTTCGTCGCCGCGAGGATCTTGACCGACGCACCCGGGCCGGGGAACCGGCGGGGCTTCCTCCGGCGGGCCGGCGGCGTCGCCGCGGTCGGACTCCTGTCTGCGGGCGCCCTTCGCGCAGTGTTCGATCGGCTCGTTTCGGACGCGACGGCCGAGCGGGCGGGCGAGGCGCTCCCCAGTTCCGTCGACCCGCCGACCGGCGACGCAGCCTACGACTTCGACGGGATGCCGAGCGCGGTCACCCACCCCACCGAACACTACGTCGTCGACAAAAACCTCTCCGACCCGGTCGTCGACGTCGACTCGTGGACGCTCGATATCGACGGCGCGGTCGAGGAACCCTACTCGCTCTCCTACGACGACCTGCTGACCCACGAGGGTCGCGTCGAACAGACGACGACGATGTGTTGCATCTCGAACCCGGTTGGCGGCGACCTCGTCGGGACCAGCCACTGGGTCGGCGTCCCGCTCTCCGAGCTGGTCGCGGCCGCGGCGCCGCGGGGCGACGCAGTCGACGTGGTCACCCACGCGGTCGACGGCTACAGCGAGGCCATCCCGTACGACCTGGTCGAACGCGAGGACGTCCTGATCGCCTACGGGATGGGAGATCGGACGCTCACGGTCGAGCACGGGTTCCCCGCCCGGCTGCTCGTCCCCGGTCGGTACGGCATGAAGATGACCAAGTGGGTCACCCGGATCGAACTCGCGGCGGCGGATCACGACGCGTACTGGGAGAAACGCGGCTGGAGCGAACGGGCGGTCGTCAACACCGCCTCGTACGTTCGCGGGGCGGAACGACGGGGCACGCGCGTCGTGATCGGCGGCGTCGCCTTCGGCGGCCTCGAGACCGGCGTCGAGGAGATCGCGACCGTCGAGGTCAGCGTCACCGGCGGCGACCGGTGGCACGAGGCCGAACTCGAAGCCCCGATCGCACCGCACGCGTGGCGTCGCTGGCGCTACGCGTTCGACGCGCCGGATCGGTCGACGTTCGACATCGTCGTCCGCGCGATCACCCGGGACGGGACGGTCCAGACGTCACAGGAGCGGGATGCCACGCCGGACGGCTCGACCGGCTGGCACCGCCGGCAACTCGAGGTGTGA
- a CDS encoding S1C family serine protease, protein MHRLRSIGFWLVLVATITAIPMAAATVTASGSAASGPTAAAASATPASVGESPTALQTGGGCGYVSLYEETIASIAQIQTAGGLGSGFVYAVENGTTYVVTNEHVVDPSRQRGGPGGPGDGPGVPGSDAGGAGDGSAETGDAPGESENESDDGADGGDDAESETSGTIGVRFDDGDLHPATVVGTSVFADLAVVSVEATPEGTEALPVQTETPQPGQPVAAIGSPYGLQSTITSGIVSGVDRTMPTRAGQLPNAIQTDAPINPGNSGGPLVDCESGDVLGVNRAGGGENIGFAISGAMVERIVPELIETGEWNAPYIGIRPITLSQPIVAANDLEVTEGVYVVDVVEDGPASGVLQGAQDATTIDQRPIPTGGDVIVAVDGQNVSSREELLSYLLMETEPGDTVELTVIRGGEEQTVEVTLDERPEPTMGGS, encoded by the coding sequence ATGCATCGACTTCGATCGATCGGATTCTGGCTCGTACTCGTCGCGACGATCACCGCGATCCCGATGGCCGCTGCGACGGTGACAGCGAGTGGGTCGGCCGCTTCCGGGCCGACCGCGGCGGCCGCATCGGCGACCCCCGCATCGGTCGGGGAGTCCCCGACGGCCCTCCAGACCGGTGGCGGGTGCGGGTACGTCTCGCTCTACGAGGAGACGATCGCCTCGATCGCCCAGATACAGACGGCGGGCGGCCTCGGCTCGGGCTTCGTCTACGCCGTGGAGAACGGGACGACCTACGTCGTGACCAACGAGCACGTCGTCGACCCGAGCCGGCAGCGGGGCGGGCCGGGTGGACCCGGTGACGGACCCGGCGTTCCCGGGAGCGACGCCGGCGGGGCCGGTGACGGATCGGCTGAAACCGGCGACGCGCCGGGCGAATCCGAGAACGAATCGGATGATGGCGCCGACGGAGGCGACGATGCCGAGAGCGAAACGAGCGGGACCATCGGCGTCCGATTCGACGACGGCGACCTCCACCCGGCGACGGTCGTCGGCACCTCCGTCTTCGCCGACCTCGCGGTCGTCAGCGTCGAGGCTACGCCAGAGGGGACCGAGGCGCTTCCCGTCCAGACCGAGACGCCCCAGCCCGGCCAGCCCGTCGCGGCGATCGGGAGCCCGTACGGCCTCCAGAGTACGATCACTTCGGGCATCGTCAGCGGGGTGGATCGGACGATGCCGACTCGAGCGGGCCAGCTTCCCAACGCGATCCAGACCGACGCGCCGATCAACCCCGGCAACAGCGGCGGGCCCCTCGTCGACTGCGAGAGCGGCGACGTCCTCGGCGTCAATCGCGCCGGCGGCGGCGAGAACATCGGTTTCGCCATCTCGGGCGCGATGGTCGAGCGAATCGTCCCCGAGCTGATCGAGACCGGCGAGTGGAACGCTCCCTACATCGGGATTCGACCGATCACGCTCTCGCAACCGATCGTCGCGGCGAACGACCTCGAGGTGACCGAGGGCGTCTACGTCGTCGACGTGGTCGAGGACGGGCCCGCCAGCGGCGTCCTCCAGGGCGCCCAGGACGCGACGACGATCGATCAGCGGCCGATCCCCACCGGCGGCGACGTCATCGTCGCCGTCGATGGCCAGAACGTGAGTTCGCGGGAGGAGCTGCTCTCGTACCTGCTGATGGAGACCGAACCCGGCGACACGGTCGAGCTGACCGTGATTCGAGGCGGCGAGGAACAGACCGTCGAGGTGACGCTCGACGAGCGACCGGAGCCGACGATGGGTGGCTCGTAA
- a CDS encoding gamma-glutamyltransferase family protein, giving the protein MGRNTGRRAVLRAGAAGVGLGAVVRGDRRAVAATGRDASTNEVAVVSQHRLATEAGLEVLEAGGTAADAAVAVAGALSVVEPWFSSALGGGTWALYYDAESGDVTSLDGVGPVGSEASVADFEDRAGEPGVHQAIVPGAWDGWMVWLDAFGALDLPAVLDPAIRLAREGYPASAAMADWLDRGADEIESRPATAAIYERDGRLVREGETVFQREMAATFESLADAYVAELDASGDHSAAFRAARDHFYRGPVAEAIVEFSDERDGYLTRGDFADFAAELVDPISIDYTGDVRVYQNPPNSQGITQLLALNTLKGFDLRAMDPVDALHVQVEAIKLAFADRHYHVGDPERVDVPVDALLSDEHAARQRERIELDAAMTWPIASELDASRGARVGGPEAADDPGVHPAVEQRGAGGAGHTSTFHVRDAAGNAAAVTTSLGAQFLVVGETGIHLNNRMRMVALEAGDPNRLAPGKKVRHTSNPYLATRDGEVWICGGNTGVDTQPQGQTQQFVHVVDFGRSAQAAIAHPRFVSSAFPSTQYPYEADNELHVEAAFPDDLVDGLEDRGHDVTTGGLFGTANMLVVGKDSMQVGAEPRTETASGVVTELEERGD; this is encoded by the coding sequence ATGGGCAGGAATACGGGCCGGCGGGCGGTGCTCCGGGCGGGCGCTGCCGGGGTCGGCCTCGGCGCGGTCGTGCGGGGCGATCGACGGGCGGTCGCCGCAACCGGGCGGGACGCGTCGACGAACGAGGTCGCCGTCGTCTCCCAGCATCGACTCGCCACCGAGGCGGGACTCGAGGTGCTCGAGGCGGGCGGAACGGCGGCCGACGCCGCCGTCGCCGTGGCCGGCGCCCTCAGCGTGGTCGAGCCGTGGTTCTCCTCCGCGCTCGGCGGGGGAACCTGGGCGCTGTACTACGACGCGGAATCGGGCGACGTGACCAGCCTCGACGGCGTGGGACCGGTGGGATCGGAGGCGTCGGTCGCCGACTTCGAAGATCGGGCGGGCGAGCCCGGCGTCCACCAGGCCATCGTCCCCGGCGCCTGGGACGGCTGGATGGTGTGGCTGGACGCGTTCGGCGCGCTCGACCTTCCGGCGGTCCTCGATCCGGCGATCCGCCTCGCCCGCGAGGGATATCCGGCCAGCGCGGCGATGGCGGACTGGCTCGACCGCGGGGCCGACGAGATCGAATCGCGGCCGGCGACGGCGGCGATCTACGAGCGAGACGGCCGCCTCGTCCGCGAGGGGGAGACGGTCTTCCAGCGCGAGATGGCGGCGACGTTCGAATCGCTCGCGGACGCCTACGTCGCGGAACTGGACGCGTCGGGCGATCACAGCGCGGCGTTCCGGGCCGCCCGCGATCACTTCTACCGCGGCCCCGTCGCCGAGGCCATCGTCGAGTTCTCGGACGAACGCGACGGCTACCTCACCCGCGGGGACTTCGCCGACTTCGCGGCCGAGCTGGTCGACCCCATCTCGATCGACTACACCGGGGACGTCCGGGTCTACCAGAACCCGCCCAACAGCCAGGGGATCACGCAGTTGCTAGCGCTGAACACGCTGAAGGGGTTCGACCTGCGGGCGATGGACCCCGTCGATGCCCTCCACGTCCAGGTCGAGGCGATCAAACTCGCCTTCGCCGACCGCCACTACCACGTCGGCGACCCGGAGCGAGTGGACGTCCCCGTCGACGCCCTCCTCTCGGACGAGCACGCCGCCAGGCAGCGCGAGCGGATCGAACTTGACGCGGCGATGACGTGGCCGATCGCGAGCGAACTGGACGCGAGTCGCGGCGCGCGAGTCGGTGGACCCGAGGCTGCTGACGACCCGGGAGTCCATCCCGCAGTCGAACAGCGGGGAGCCGGCGGCGCCGGCCACACGAGCACCTTCCACGTTCGCGACGCGGCGGGCAACGCGGCGGCGGTCACGACCAGCCTGGGGGCGCAGTTTCTCGTCGTCGGCGAGACCGGCATCCACCTCAACAATCGCATGCGGATGGTCGCGCTCGAGGCGGGCGACCCCAATCGGCTCGCCCCCGGCAAGAAGGTCCGTCACACCTCGAATCCATACCTCGCGACGCGCGACGGCGAGGTCTGGATCTGCGGCGGCAACACCGGCGTCGACACCCAGCCGCAGGGCCAGACCCAGCAGTTCGTCCACGTGGTCGACTTCGGTCGATCCGCTCAGGCGGCGATCGCCCACCCCCGCTTCGTGAGTTCGGCCTTCCCGTCGACGCAGTACCCCTACGAGGCCGACAACGAGTTGCACGTCGAAGCTGCGTTCCCGGACGACCTGGTCGACGGCCTCGAGGACCGGGGCCACGACGTCACGACGGGCGGGTTGTTCGGCACGGCGAACATGCTCGTCGTCGGTAAGGACTCCATGCAGGTCGGCGCGGAACCGCGAACCGAGACCGCATCGGGGGTCGTGACCGAACTCGAGGAGCGCGGTGACTGA
- a CDS encoding GNAT family N-acetyltransferase, giving the protein MYPETIETERLRLERFCHETVDTLELYEGFAEGHEPDVEAVFEYVPQTPYRTPKDAAEMIEDAERRWEEADGAEYVVRPKEGEDGSGELAGLTTLSTEWDRRTGRLGLILRKPFWGRGYSGERAAALMDVAFDRLDLELVTAGHNDGNERSKRAIERYVDAHGGQYDGVLRNWVPMDDEVADLHRYTVTREQRAAATESG; this is encoded by the coding sequence ATGTACCCCGAAACCATCGAGACGGAGCGCCTCCGGCTCGAGCGCTTCTGTCACGAAACGGTCGATACCCTCGAGCTGTACGAGGGGTTCGCGGAGGGCCACGAGCCGGACGTCGAGGCGGTCTTCGAGTACGTCCCGCAGACGCCCTACCGGACCCCGAAGGACGCCGCGGAGATGATCGAGGACGCCGAACGCCGTTGGGAGGAGGCCGATGGCGCGGAGTACGTCGTCCGCCCGAAGGAAGGTGAGGACGGCTCCGGCGAGCTCGCCGGGCTGACCACGCTCTCGACCGAGTGGGACCGACGCACCGGTCGACTCGGGCTCATCCTCCGGAAGCCCTTCTGGGGGCGGGGCTACTCGGGCGAGCGAGCGGCCGCGTTGATGGACGTGGCGTTCGACCGCCTCGACCTCGAACTGGTCACCGCCGGCCACAACGACGGCAACGAGCGCTCGAAACGAGCGATCGAGCGCTACGTCGACGCCCACGGCGGCCAGTACGACGGCGTCCTTCGGAACTGGGTTCCCATGGACGACGAGGTGGCCGACCTCCACCGCTACACGGTGACGCGCGAGCAGCGGGCGGCGGCGACCGAATCCGGGTGA
- a CDS encoding helix-turn-helix transcriptional regulator, producing the protein MHDLTGFQRDLLFITAGLTEPHGLAIKDELETYYESEVQHGHLYPNLDTLVEKGLLKKGSKDKRTNVYTVTSRGHRELESRREWEESFLGDALELEIES; encoded by the coding sequence ATGCACGACCTGACTGGATTCCAGCGCGACCTCCTCTTTATCACCGCCGGGCTGACCGAGCCTCACGGGCTGGCGATCAAAGACGAACTCGAAACGTACTACGAGTCGGAGGTCCAGCACGGCCACCTCTATCCGAACCTCGACACTCTCGTCGAGAAAGGCCTCCTGAAGAAGGGCTCGAAGGACAAGCGAACCAACGTCTACACCGTCACCAGCCGCGGTCATCGCGAGCTCGAATCCCGCCGCGAGTGGGAGGAATCCTTCCTCGGCGACGCGCTGGAGCTCGAAATCGAGTCCTGA
- a CDS encoding thiamine pyrophosphate-dependent dehydrogenase E1 component subunit alpha → MYENMATARRYEERLQEEYLEGKQPAFDISAGPIPGELHLAAGHEASGAGVCQHLRDDDTVTAPHRPHHIAIAKGVDLKRMTAEIFGRETGLGKGKGGHMHLFDPDVNFACSGIIAEGCPPAVGAGLAAKKRNADSVGVAFLGEGAIDQGAFLESLNMASVHELPVVFVIEDNDWAISMPKERITDVRDGSERADGFGLRGERVDADDAVAVYEAAGEAVGRARDRNGPTLLELQVHRRMGHFMGDPETYRSEADATAAQERDSIERLEADLRAEGVDDETIEDLRSRAHDRVEEAIEWAKDQPEPDPAAAHEDVFSNPPSGVTDAEPEVAGRGGDD, encoded by the coding sequence ATGTACGAGAACATGGCGACCGCGCGTCGCTACGAGGAGCGCCTCCAGGAGGAGTACCTGGAGGGAAAACAACCGGCGTTCGACATCTCGGCCGGTCCGATCCCGGGCGAACTGCACCTCGCCGCCGGCCACGAGGCCTCGGGTGCGGGCGTCTGTCAGCACCTCCGAGACGACGATACGGTCACGGCGCCGCACCGACCCCACCACATCGCCATCGCGAAGGGCGTCGATCTGAAGCGGATGACCGCCGAGATCTTCGGCCGCGAGACCGGACTCGGGAAGGGAAAGGGCGGGCACATGCACCTCTTCGATCCCGACGTGAACTTCGCGTGCAGCGGGATCATCGCGGAGGGGTGTCCGCCGGCGGTCGGCGCCGGCCTCGCCGCGAAAAAGCGCAACGCGGACAGCGTCGGCGTCGCCTTCCTCGGCGAGGGCGCGATCGACCAGGGCGCGTTCCTCGAGTCGCTCAACATGGCGAGCGTCCACGAACTCCCCGTCGTGTTCGTGATCGAGGACAACGACTGGGCGATCAGCATGCCCAAAGAGCGAATCACCGACGTCCGTGACGGGTCCGAGCGCGCCGACGGGTTCGGCCTCCGGGGTGAGCGCGTGGACGCCGACGACGCCGTCGCCGTCTACGAGGCGGCCGGCGAGGCCGTCGGCCGCGCCCGCGACCGGAACGGCCCGACGCTGCTGGAGCTGCAGGTCCACCGGCGGATGGGCCACTTCATGGGCGATCCGGAGACCTACCGCTCCGAGGCGGACGCGACGGCCGCCCAGGAACGGGATTCGATCGAGCGGCTGGAAGCCGACCTCCGCGCCGAGGGCGTCGACGACGAGACGATCGAGGACCTGCGCTCGCGCGCCCACGACCGCGTCGAGGAGGCGATCGAGTGGGCGAAAGACCAGCCCGAGCCCGATCCGGCGGCCGCTCACGAGGACGTGTTCTCGAATCCGCCCTCGGGCGTGACCGACGCCGAGCCCGAGGTTGCGGGACGCGGAGGTGACGACTGA